The sequence CGAGGGCCGCCCACCAGGCCGTCGAGCAGCGCCCGCCGCCGGCGCGGACGAGGGCCGGTCAGGTGGCCGGGACCTCCTCGACGGCGACCGAGCGCATCACGTCGCCCACCTGCACGGACTGGGCCACCTCGATGCCCTCGACCACGTAGCCGAACAGGTTGTAGAGGGGCTGGAGCTTCTGGCGGCAGTCGGCGATGCAGATGAAGAACTGGCTGCCGTTGGTGTCGGGGCCGGCGTTGGCCATCGCCACGGCGCCGAGCGTGTACTCGCCCCGGACCGGCTCGTCGGGGAAGCG comes from Acidimicrobiales bacterium and encodes:
- a CDS encoding peptidylprolyl isomerase, with product MAKPPPMQIDTGARYRATITTDRGAIVMDLDPQLAPTTVNNFVALARSGFYDGVTFHRVVPEFVVQGGDPEGSGRGGPGYRFPDEPVRGEYTLGAVAMANAGPDTNGSQFFICIADCRQKLQPLYNLFGYVVEGIEVAQSVQVGDVMRSVAVEEVPAT